A single genomic interval of Candidatus Bathyarchaeota archaeon harbors:
- the pth2 gene encoding peptidyl-tRNA hydrolase Pth2: MSDEFEYKQVLIFRTDLQMGKGKIAAQAGHAAISAAQDAFVHHKKWWEAWMYEGQKKVALKVQTEKELCELEEAAEDLGLPHALIVDRGLTQIPEGSITCLGIGPAPAEKIDRLTRQLKLL, from the coding sequence ATGTCCGACGAATTCGAATACAAACAAGTCCTCATATTCCGCACTGATTTGCAGATGGGCAAAGGCAAAATCGCTGCCCAAGCAGGCCACGCAGCCATATCCGCCGCACAAGACGCTTTTGTACACCACAAGAAATGGTGGGAGGCCTGGATGTATGAGGGGCAAAAGAAGGTCGCGCTCAAAGTCCAAACCGAGAAGGAACTGTGCGAGTTGGAGGAGGCAGCGGAAGATTTGGGGTTGCCCCATGCACTCATCGTTGACCGCGGCTTAACCCAGATTCCAGAAGGCTCAATAACCTGCCTCGGCATCGGACCCGCCCCAGCTGAAAAAATCGACCGACTCACACGCCAACTAAAGTTGTTGTAG
- a CDS encoding NAD(P)/FAD-dependent oxidoreductase, producing the protein MPTQKPQPDVVVVGGGPVGAYAALHLAKKGLAVRVFEEHPQIGLPSHCAGHISIRSLKHMGLYPLPSGIIENEFSAANFYSPQGTKFTLKLSCPVTTALNRARFDQFLAEQAKAAGAEFALDSRVESLLIQKGAVQGVHLKTGENLPIQVRSKIVVDAEGVSSRLLRQTRLPTLNPTGLVYAVEAEMEDAQDVDLNAVEVYFGKGYAPGFYAWVIPRPDGSAKVGLATNHGDPREHLKRLMTKHPVASKQLGKAKITSVGYHAITLAGPIPQAYTDGFLAVGDCASQVKPTTGGGVIFGLTAAKEAAEVASQAIAQGDVSANVLQVYQKRCDELFNFDIRVMLRLRRFLDSLSDERLDEMLRVCRKLGVDGALSDVTEIDFQGKMLLTVATKPSMLAALGYFGLLYLTANP; encoded by the coding sequence ATGCCAACTCAGAAACCCCAGCCAGACGTGGTGGTCGTTGGAGGCGGACCCGTAGGCGCCTATGCAGCCCTCCATTTAGCCAAGAAAGGTTTAGCAGTCAGGGTTTTTGAGGAGCACCCCCAAATCGGTTTGCCCTCTCATTGCGCGGGGCATATAAGCATCCGAAGCCTCAAGCACATGGGGCTCTATCCTTTGCCCAGCGGCATTATCGAAAATGAGTTTTCTGCTGCCAACTTTTATTCACCTCAAGGCACCAAATTCACGCTCAAACTCTCTTGCCCCGTAACCACTGCACTGAATAGGGCACGGTTCGACCAGTTCTTGGCTGAGCAGGCGAAGGCGGCTGGAGCCGAATTTGCGTTGGACTCACGGGTCGAATCGTTATTGATACAGAAAGGTGCCGTGCAAGGCGTGCACTTAAAAACTGGTGAAAACCTCCCAATTCAAGTACGCTCAAAAATTGTTGTGGACGCTGAAGGTGTCTCTTCGCGGCTTCTCCGACAAACAAGATTACCGACCCTAAACCCAACTGGACTAGTTTACGCAGTAGAAGCAGAAATGGAAGATGCGCAAGATGTCGATTTGAACGCTGTGGAGGTGTATTTCGGCAAAGGCTATGCACCGGGCTTCTACGCCTGGGTTATACCGCGACCTGACGGCTCCGCCAAAGTCGGCTTAGCCACAAACCACGGCGACCCACGCGAACACCTCAAGCGACTCATGACAAAACACCCTGTGGCTTCAAAACAACTAGGGAAAGCCAAAATCACCTCTGTGGGCTACCACGCCATAACCCTCGCAGGACCAATCCCACAGGCTTACACAGATGGCTTCTTGGCTGTTGGGGACTGCGCCTCGCAAGTGAAGCCCACCACGGGGGGCGGGGTAATATTCGGGTTAACCGCAGCTAAGGAAGCCGCTGAGGTGGCGAGCCAAGCTATAGCACAAGGGGACGTTTCCGCTAATGTTCTTCAGGTATATCAGAAACGCTGCGATGAACTCTTCAACTTTGACATTCGCGTTATGCTTCGGCTGAGACGTTTTTTGGATTCACTTTCTGATGAGCGGTTAGATGAGATGTTGAGGGTTTGCCGTAAACTGGGTGTTGATGGGGCATTGAGTGATGTTACAGAAATCGATTTTCAAGGCAAAATGCTGCTTACAGTAGCCACAAAACCCTCGATGTTGGCGGCGTTAGGCTACTTTGGGCTGCTCTATTTGACTGCAAACCCTTAA
- a CDS encoding radical SAM protein → MRLFGKPKIPTGRFSYRGEDEYAGMSLQLRIEEGGRGVLVINANTVLHLNESASVFAYYFMQGLPQKEVLSKIRGMYRVDEAKAKADYEKLVYTISTLVQTEKIDPITFLEIEKEEPFSYKYSAPLRMDVALTFRCQNDCIHCYAGGPHQTPELTTTQWKTAIDKLSDVGVFILTFTGGEPTLRDDLPELLQYAQNKGIVTGLITNGRRLKDKEYVAELERSGLDFAQITLESHKPKVHDAMTSAEGSWKETVAGIKNAVNSQIYVSTNTTLSKHNAGDFLTTVDYIKELGVDAFGCNSLIYSGKAPDVDEFALTTDELKALLPQVREKAQLLGLKFLWYTPTQYCELDPVQLGLGIKSCTAALINACVGPNGDVYPCQSYFENLGNILTEPWEKIWHNPLAEKLRNREYVEDKCRNCRELQVCGGGCPLELQNKSPGCATA, encoded by the coding sequence ATGAGGTTGTTTGGAAAACCCAAAATACCAACGGGACGCTTTAGCTACCGTGGGGAAGATGAGTATGCGGGTATGTCGCTTCAGCTTCGAATTGAAGAGGGCGGTAGAGGTGTATTGGTCATCAACGCCAACACTGTTTTACACCTCAACGAGTCTGCGTCCGTGTTTGCATATTACTTCATGCAGGGCTTACCCCAAAAAGAGGTTCTCTCAAAAATCCGCGGCATGTACCGCGTGGACGAAGCCAAAGCTAAAGCTGACTACGAAAAACTCGTCTACACCATAAGCACCTTGGTGCAGACAGAAAAAATCGACCCCATAACGTTCCTCGAAATCGAAAAAGAGGAACCGTTCAGCTACAAGTATTCGGCGCCGCTGCGTATGGATGTGGCTTTGACTTTCCGATGCCAAAACGACTGTATCCACTGCTACGCAGGCGGCCCCCACCAAACCCCCGAACTTACCACTACCCAATGGAAAACTGCCATCGACAAACTCAGCGACGTCGGCGTCTTCATCTTGACGTTCACGGGCGGCGAACCCACACTGCGCGACGACTTGCCTGAACTTTTGCAGTACGCCCAGAACAAAGGCATCGTTACGGGTTTGATTACTAATGGACGACGCCTCAAAGACAAAGAATACGTGGCGGAGCTGGAGCGGTCGGGTTTAGATTTTGCCCAGATAACGCTGGAATCGCATAAACCCAAAGTGCATGACGCCATGACAAGCGCAGAGGGCAGCTGGAAAGAAACCGTGGCAGGCATCAAAAACGCTGTCAACTCACAGATTTACGTCTCCACCAACACGACACTGAGCAAGCACAACGCGGGCGACTTCTTAACCACCGTTGACTACATCAAAGAACTGGGAGTGGACGCTTTCGGATGTAACAGCCTCATATACAGCGGCAAGGCTCCCGACGTTGACGAATTTGCCCTGACCACTGATGAGCTTAAGGCGTTGCTGCCGCAGGTTCGCGAGAAAGCCCAACTTTTAGGCTTAAAGTTCCTCTGGTACACCCCAACACAGTACTGCGAATTAGACCCTGTTCAACTTGGATTAGGAATTAAAAGTTGCACCGCTGCACTCATCAACGCCTGTGTGGGACCAAACGGCGACGTGTATCCCTGCCAAAGCTACTTCGAAAACCTCGGAAACATCCTTACTGAACCCTGGGAAAAAATCTGGCACAACCCCTTAGCAGAGAAACTGCGCAACCGCGAGTACGTCGAAGACAAATGCAGAAACTGCCGCGAACTGCAGGTATGTGGCGGTGGATGCCCACTGGAACTTCAAAACAAAAGCCCTGGCTGTGCAACCGCGTAA
- a CDS encoding radical SAM protein: MGTTLKLLELLLRQKLLGQGLKGEPHTPLIVSFAVTRACNLRCLHCHVSAREAMPNELNLQEATAAIDEMHSLGTEAVIFSGGEPLLRKDFVLALAQHCDDLGIITAMLTNGLLMTPHTALQLQEAGIKAVGIPIDSVIPECHDRLRNLPGTFEKAVQAIKTCLEIDLEVVVTTMALKDTYSEMPQRLEFLSDLGVDEVAVYDLIPVGRGKEVMDNAMTQEQRVNLIRWLQSKQENTEMVFAMSGGLPMYPEIAIEMHRSHGTKAKDLLVKEFWIHQGIGCHAGNMYFSLRPNGDIYPCTFLPIKVGNIREQSLTEIWRNSSVLKTLRQRQTLKGKCGTCEYREGCGGCRGRAYACTGDYLETDPVCLRDLMVEEKVSPADIKRFGWCVG, translated from the coding sequence GTGGGCACAACCCTAAAACTGCTCGAGTTGCTACTTCGGCAGAAGCTGCTAGGGCAGGGACTAAAGGGTGAACCCCACACCCCTCTCATTGTTTCTTTCGCTGTAACCCGCGCCTGCAACCTACGTTGCCTCCACTGTCATGTATCCGCCAGAGAAGCCATGCCCAACGAACTTAACCTCCAAGAGGCAACTGCAGCGATTGATGAAATGCACAGTTTAGGCACGGAAGCAGTGATTTTCAGCGGCGGCGAGCCGTTGCTGCGTAAAGATTTTGTTTTGGCTTTGGCGCAGCACTGCGACGACTTAGGGATCATCACAGCTATGCTTACCAACGGGTTACTTATGACGCCGCATACTGCGCTACAGCTTCAGGAGGCAGGCATTAAAGCGGTTGGCATACCCATCGACTCAGTCATCCCAGAATGCCACGACCGCTTAAGAAACCTGCCCGGCACCTTCGAAAAAGCGGTGCAAGCCATCAAAACCTGCCTAGAAATCGACTTAGAAGTCGTGGTGACCACGATGGCGCTCAAAGACACCTACAGTGAGATGCCTCAGCGGCTGGAGTTTCTTTCGGATCTAGGGGTGGATGAGGTGGCGGTTTACGATTTGATTCCCGTGGGCAGAGGCAAAGAGGTTATGGATAACGCTATGACTCAAGAGCAACGCGTTAACCTTATCCGATGGCTCCAAAGCAAACAAGAGAACACGGAGATGGTTTTTGCGATGTCAGGCGGGTTACCCATGTACCCTGAAATCGCCATAGAAATGCACCGCAGCCACGGCACCAAAGCCAAAGACCTCCTCGTCAAAGAATTCTGGATACATCAAGGCATCGGCTGCCACGCAGGCAACATGTACTTCAGCTTACGCCCCAACGGCGACATCTACCCCTGCACCTTTCTCCCCATAAAAGTCGGCAACATCCGCGAACAGAGCCTAACTGAAATCTGGCGCAACTCCTCGGTTCTAAAAACGCTGCGGCAGCGTCAAACGCTCAAAGGCAAATGTGGCACCTGCGAGTACCGAGAGGGCTGCGGCGGGTGCAGAGGACGAGCTTATGCGTGCACGGGAGACTACTTGGAAACTGACCCCGTATGCCTGCGGGATTTGATGGTTGAGGAAAAGGTTTCGCCTGCAGACATCAAACGTTTCGGCTGGTGCGTCGGGTAA
- a CDS encoding GIY-YIG nuclease family protein, producing MSFYVYILQCMDGSFYTGYTKDLEERTRQHQNGTGAKYTKSHRPQRVAYVELFGTRSAAMKREREIKKLSHQQKLNLIVSQDKK from the coding sequence GTGTCGTTTTACGTTTACATTTTGCAGTGTATGGATGGAAGCTTCTACACGGGGTACACAAAAGACCTCGAAGAACGCACAAGGCAACATCAGAATGGCACAGGCGCCAAATACACGAAGTCACATAGGCCTCAGCGGGTGGCGTATGTGGAGCTTTTTGGAACACGTAGCGCGGCGATGAAACGCGAGAGGGAAATAAAGAAGCTTAGCCATCAGCAAAAGCTCAACCTAATTGTTTCGCAAGACAAAAAGTGA
- a CDS encoding DUF2207 domain-containing protein: MVTRAGFFVAFLAVCLVSSTAGLAQAQSNLYTVNHEWVQIFINDDGTIDLTYNMSITVTQGRLTAFDVGQPNRDFTIGQATDQYGNQLRTYSYTPDVASVDFKQQINAGESIWYTITTNVAGMIYNDTTNPGNYGMQFLPQWISDTPISDVRIQIVLPPGVSTADVKTTEVFYNGTSMVEGRLAVYWEKPSLVANERFMIGVSFPAAALPNYTPSSQGGSGDGFDLDSLFLVLGVIGFFAAILIFIFIIYKLSKSSYQSPKVSMETLGVKRGLTAVEAAYLLGLKPPQLVTAILYSLLQKRAVWAEETKPSLKLKVLPPYENKTGTKESPLRYYEIDFLQALKADGSLDEEKLAKAIMFLRDTVEKKLEGYSRKDTVDYYRKIVDKAWAQVEQAGTPELASNAYDKELLWLMMDPNQRVRTETVFRDRPFQPNPLWFWWWYGYTIYHPHPVFHPNINAPAQSPTPTPIPGAEFANNIATSLEKTSSNIVVSLEKFANAIVPPPPKASHAPAHKGSDCVCACAACACACACVSCACACAGGGGR, encoded by the coding sequence ATGGTGACCCGCGCTGGCTTCTTTGTTGCGTTTTTGGCTGTTTGTTTGGTTTCGTCAACTGCTGGTTTAGCTCAAGCACAAAGCAACCTCTACACTGTGAATCATGAATGGGTGCAGATATTCATCAACGACGACGGCACCATAGATTTAACCTACAACATGAGTATAACCGTGACTCAAGGCAGGCTAACCGCGTTTGATGTGGGGCAACCTAACCGTGACTTCACCATCGGCCAAGCCACTGATCAATACGGAAATCAGCTTCGCACTTATAGTTATACCCCTGACGTGGCCTCAGTTGATTTTAAGCAGCAAATAAACGCAGGAGAAAGCATCTGGTATACCATCACCACCAATGTGGCAGGCATGATATACAATGACACCACAAATCCCGGCAACTATGGCATGCAATTCCTTCCGCAGTGGATAAGCGACACCCCGATTAGTGATGTGCGTATCCAAATCGTATTGCCCCCAGGTGTATCCACTGCTGACGTGAAAACTACCGAGGTCTTCTACAACGGCACCTCTATGGTTGAAGGAAGGTTGGCGGTTTACTGGGAAAAGCCCTCTCTGGTGGCGAATGAGCGGTTTATGATCGGTGTTTCTTTCCCAGCAGCAGCCCTACCTAACTATACGCCAAGCAGCCAAGGCGGAAGCGGCGACGGCTTTGATTTGGATTCTTTGTTTTTGGTGCTGGGCGTTATTGGTTTCTTTGCCGCTATCTTGATTTTTATATTCATCATCTACAAACTAAGCAAAAGCAGCTATCAATCCCCAAAAGTCAGCATGGAAACCTTGGGCGTAAAGCGGGGTTTAACCGCGGTCGAAGCCGCTTACCTCTTAGGCCTCAAGCCTCCCCAGTTGGTCACAGCCATACTCTATAGCCTCTTACAGAAGCGGGCAGTGTGGGCAGAAGAAACCAAACCCTCACTTAAACTCAAAGTGTTGCCGCCCTACGAGAACAAGACAGGAACCAAAGAGAGCCCGTTACGTTACTACGAAATCGACTTCCTCCAAGCCCTCAAAGCCGATGGTTCATTGGATGAGGAGAAACTGGCAAAGGCGATTATGTTTCTGCGGGATACGGTGGAAAAGAAGCTAGAGGGTTATAGCCGAAAAGACACTGTGGATTATTACCGTAAAATCGTGGATAAGGCGTGGGCGCAGGTGGAGCAGGCAGGCACCCCCGAGTTAGCATCCAACGCCTACGACAAGGAACTACTTTGGTTGATGATGGACCCAAACCAACGCGTACGCACCGAAACCGTGTTCCGCGACCGTCCCTTCCAGCCTAATCCGTTGTGGTTCTGGTGGTGGTACGGCTACACAATCTATCATCCTCACCCTGTGTTTCACCCCAACATTAACGCACCCGCACAGTCACCGACGCCAACCCCGATTCCCGGCGCAGAATTCGCAAACAACATCGCCACTTCACTTGAGAAAACATCCAGCAACATAGTCGTCAGCTTAGAAAAGTTCGCCAACGCCATCGTGCCGCCTCCGCCCAAAGCCAGCCATGCCCCCGCCCATAAAGGAAGCGATTGCGTTTGCGCTTGTGCAGCGTGTGCTTGTGCCTGCGCCTGTGTCAGTTGTGCTTGCGCTTGTGCAGGTGGAGGTGGCCGCTAA
- a CDS encoding HAD-IB family phosphatase encodes MSLQKKPRLVVFDVEGVLIPRNRFLFDVGKTLGFSVLVKLLFLGFLYETGILKLESTLRHIFRNLKGVKTETLLHTFDNIPATPYLQNLFSQLKERNCKIALISSGIPTFLVKRLADCLGADYAYGVEVEEKDGKLTGAIHGDAISRNGKLTILREILNHETMQPRDCVIVADDRNNSCIFLPEALKIGFDPDFVIRVKADRVVNGKLSGILPIIDGQPHKRSFPSANDLIREDIHAAGIFMPVIAGMVGIPIVAAIIITVAIIYTASELARLEGRNLPLISGITSHAASQSELYGFAAAPLYFAFGIVTTLLLFPAPAAGAAIAMFCLGDSAASLFGGLISTSLPFNKGKTWEGSLAGFFFAFLGGTFFVSPLLALVGAAIAMTIEVLPLPINDNVLVPIFTGAALTLLI; translated from the coding sequence ATGAGTTTACAAAAGAAGCCTCGACTGGTGGTTTTCGACGTTGAAGGAGTCCTAATTCCCAGAAACCGCTTCCTCTTCGACGTAGGCAAAACCTTGGGCTTCTCAGTGCTGGTGAAATTACTTTTCTTGGGCTTCCTATACGAAACAGGCATCCTCAAACTAGAATCAACCCTGCGCCACATCTTTAGAAACCTAAAAGGAGTCAAAACCGAAACCCTCCTCCACACCTTCGACAACATCCCCGCCACACCATACCTGCAAAACCTGTTTTCGCAGCTTAAAGAACGAAACTGCAAAATCGCCCTAATCAGTTCAGGTATACCTACGTTTCTAGTTAAGAGGTTGGCAGACTGCTTGGGCGCTGACTACGCTTATGGCGTGGAAGTGGAGGAAAAAGACGGAAAATTAACAGGCGCAATCCATGGCGACGCCATCAGCCGAAACGGAAAACTCACGATTCTCCGTGAAATTCTTAACCACGAAACCATGCAGCCCCGCGACTGTGTAATAGTTGCTGATGACCGAAACAACAGCTGCATATTCTTGCCTGAAGCGCTCAAAATCGGTTTTGACCCCGACTTCGTTATCAGAGTGAAAGCTGACCGCGTCGTCAACGGTAAACTCTCAGGGATTCTACCAATCATCGACGGCCAACCGCACAAACGCAGTTTCCCCTCAGCCAACGACCTAATCCGAGAAGACATTCACGCAGCGGGGATTTTTATGCCCGTCATCGCAGGCATGGTCGGCATCCCCATCGTTGCGGCAATAATAATCACAGTAGCAATAATTTACACCGCTTCCGAATTAGCCCGTCTGGAAGGCCGCAATTTACCGTTGATTTCAGGGATAACTAGCCATGCAGCCTCACAATCCGAACTGTACGGTTTTGCGGCTGCACCACTGTACTTTGCGTTTGGGATCGTTACAACTCTTTTGCTGTTTCCAGCTCCCGCCGCAGGAGCAGCCATCGCCATGTTCTGCCTCGGCGACAGCGCAGCCTCACTTTTCGGCGGATTAATCTCCACTTCGTTGCCGTTTAATAAAGGCAAAACTTGGGAGGGCTCGCTTGCAGGGTTCTTTTTTGCGTTTTTAGGCGGAACCTTTTTTGTCTCACCGCTTCTTGCGTTAGTCGGCGCCGCAATTGCCATGACGATAGAAGTGTTGCCGCTACCCATAAACGACAATGTGCTGGTGCCCATCTTTACGGGCGCAGCCTTAACGTTACTGATCTAA
- a CDS encoding LamG domain-containing protein, with product MATNKNALKTLTFCLLISALLSPILLSTTRAESTTTVGEWKLDETKISGTTETTPDATGVNNGILAGTEHPTLVKGKYGNAMKFGGENAIYVPIKFVVGFPPMDEPMYIPISTNLDIQKYFTITAWINVPSFTNATYNNIVVKCNHPDQACDWQNTQRVLGLAVRAGTLGNGEAYVEGALSGFVMTESGGFNEIVTTQAIPLNTWIEVQFTRTATGMHLYINNEEQAVQVLHGTQNPTGKILSGTEYYFGHDSYATIDNVKLTDLDPYSESSFDIGPNLMIVIIAVAVIFAVAWLLRRAIQLWIIKPKI from the coding sequence ATGGCAACCAACAAAAACGCATTAAAAACCTTAACCTTCTGCTTACTAATCTCAGCCTTGTTAAGCCCAATTCTACTGTCCACCACACGGGCAGAAAGCACCACGACAGTGGGGGAATGGAAACTTGACGAAACAAAAATCAGCGGCACAACCGAAACCACCCCCGACGCCACAGGCGTCAACAACGGCATACTGGCAGGCACAGAGCACCCAACCCTTGTCAAAGGCAAATACGGCAACGCCATGAAATTCGGCGGAGAAAACGCCATCTACGTCCCAATCAAATTTGTTGTCGGCTTCCCACCTATGGATGAACCCATGTACATCCCGATTTCCACCAACCTCGACATCCAAAAATACTTCACCATAACGGCATGGATTAACGTGCCAAGCTTTACAAACGCCACATACAACAACATCGTTGTGAAATGTAACCACCCAGACCAAGCTTGCGATTGGCAAAATACACAGAGAGTTCTCGGCTTAGCCGTACGTGCAGGAACACTTGGAAACGGCGAGGCATACGTTGAGGGGGCACTTAGCGGCTTTGTTATGACGGAGAGCGGCGGCTTTAACGAAATAGTAACAACTCAAGCGATTCCGCTTAACACTTGGATAGAGGTACAGTTCACCCGCACAGCCACAGGTATGCACCTCTACATTAACAACGAAGAACAAGCCGTCCAAGTCCTGCATGGCACCCAGAATCCAACAGGCAAAATCCTAAGCGGCACAGAATACTACTTCGGCCACGACAGCTACGCAACCATCGACAACGTAAAACTCACGGACTTAGACCCTTACAGCGAGAGCAGCTTTGACATCGGACCCAACTTGATGATAGTCATAATCGCCGTTGCAGTCATATTCGCAGTTGCTTGGCTCCTTCGCCGAGCTATCCAACTCTGGATAATTAAACCAAAAATCTAG